The following proteins are co-located in the Spirosoma montaniterrae genome:
- a CDS encoding NFACT RNA binding domain-containing protein yields MHTNYYFLRQLAPALAPRLTDLRFMECFSQDRDEVVLVFAQAKGKTNYYRPFYVKATLRPDFSGLYFPETVQRARHNSADLFAEVIGEEGRRVRSVRVFLNERGLAILLDDDFALVFKFFGNRPNLLAFSGDQLVDLFNNNLLTDRQLQFSQFDRPIDQSYMAYQQAGFDHRRLLPTFGKVVNAYLNQEREKRGMAERADMWPLIQETLQQLESPTYYLTRFDHKPTLSLLPLGEVIREMAEPVEAANRFYTSFNGLSTFEREKANLLRLLDKRQKRAQALIDVNMQRLIAREEGISHEEMGHVLMANLHEIPESPGTRSPERITLYDFYRDQPVTLKLKPDLSPQKNAENFYRKAKNEKIEEEHLTQQIAQREAEIRQIDQYRRDVDALQTLKELRRYTKQHNLTESRASNDATGDVTALFKEVLIDQFRILIGRNAKNNDLLTQKFSYKEDLWLHARDVPGSHVLIKYQAGKTFPKNVIERAAELAAWYSKRRTDSLCPVTVTPKKYVRKPKGLAEGQVVVEKEDVVMVVPRGE; encoded by the coding sequence ATGCATACGAATTATTATTTTCTGCGTCAGCTTGCCCCGGCACTTGCTCCGCGCCTGACAGACTTACGCTTTATGGAGTGCTTCAGTCAGGACCGCGATGAGGTAGTGCTGGTGTTTGCGCAGGCCAAAGGGAAAACCAATTACTACCGGCCATTTTACGTTAAAGCCACACTTCGCCCCGACTTTTCGGGCCTGTATTTTCCCGAAACCGTACAACGTGCCCGCCACAATAGTGCCGATCTGTTTGCCGAGGTCATCGGGGAAGAAGGCCGACGGGTGAGAAGCGTTCGGGTGTTTCTGAATGAGCGGGGGCTGGCAATTTTGCTCGACGATGACTTCGCACTGGTGTTCAAATTTTTTGGCAACCGCCCCAACCTGCTTGCCTTCTCTGGCGATCAACTTGTTGATTTATTTAACAACAATTTGCTGACCGACAGGCAATTACAGTTTAGCCAGTTTGATCGCCCCATCGACCAGTCTTATATGGCTTACCAGCAGGCGGGATTTGACCACAGGCGACTGCTTCCAACGTTTGGTAAAGTAGTCAATGCGTATCTGAATCAGGAGCGGGAGAAGCGTGGTATGGCAGAACGGGCGGATATGTGGCCGCTAATTCAGGAAACGCTTCAACAGCTTGAAAGCCCTACATATTACCTTACGCGGTTCGACCACAAGCCAACGCTAAGCCTGCTGCCGCTGGGCGAGGTGATTCGGGAAATGGCTGAGCCAGTTGAAGCGGCTAATCGGTTTTATACGTCGTTCAATGGCCTGAGTACGTTTGAGCGCGAAAAAGCCAATTTACTCCGGCTGCTCGACAAGCGGCAGAAACGGGCGCAGGCGTTGATCGATGTGAACATGCAACGGCTGATTGCCCGCGAAGAAGGCATCTCGCACGAAGAAATGGGCCACGTTCTGATGGCAAATCTGCACGAAATACCTGAGTCGCCCGGTACGCGCTCGCCCGAACGGATAACCTTATACGACTTCTACCGCGATCAGCCCGTAACGTTAAAACTAAAGCCCGATCTCAGCCCGCAGAAAAATGCTGAGAATTTCTATCGGAAAGCCAAAAACGAGAAAATAGAGGAAGAACATCTGACACAGCAGATTGCGCAGCGTGAAGCCGAAATTCGTCAGATCGACCAGTATCGGCGTGACGTAGACGCGCTTCAGACGCTGAAAGAACTGCGCCGGTATACCAAACAACACAACCTGACCGAGAGCCGGGCCAGTAATGATGCAACTGGCGACGTTACCGCGCTTTTCAAAGAGGTACTGATAGATCAGTTTCGCATACTAATAGGCCGAAATGCCAAAAACAATGATTTACTGACGCAGAAATTCAGCTACAAGGAAGACCTGTGGCTTCACGCCCGCGACGTGCCGGGTTCGCATGTGCTGATCAAGTATCAGGCTGGCAAAACCTTTCCGAAAAATGTAATCGAGCGGGCCGCCGAATTAGCCGCCTGGTATTCCAAACGCCGGACCGACAGTCTGTGTCCGGTTACGGTAACGCCCAAAAAATACGTGCGCAAGCCCAAAGGTCTGGCCGAAGGGCAGGTCGTTGTTGAGAAAGAAGATGTTGTGATGGTGGTGCCACGGGGCGAATAA
- the rny gene encoding ribonuclease Y, whose protein sequence is MTTTSWLMLFLDNIVMLGIGIFVGRKLLARTFGKRQQEAEEQAAIILKNAEAQAETIKKDRMLEAKEKYLKLKAEFEESTNQKRNLLQQNENKLKQREQQLNQQAEQQRTRDQELNQLRNEINQQKNSLQQQIDALNKRREDVDRRQQEADRMLADQVAQLEKIAGLSADQAREQLIDNLKAEAETRASSYIKSIVEEAKLTATKEAKKVVIETIQRTATEHAIENCVSVFNIESDDVKGKVIGREGRNIRALEAATGVEIIVDDTPEAIIISGFDPVRREIARLSLHRLVQDGRIHPARIEEIVTKTRKNIEDEIVEIGERTVIDLGIHGLHPELIKMVGRMRFRSSYGQNLLQHSREVAKLCATMAAELGLNAKLAKRAGLLHDIGKVWPEEAELPHAILGMELAKKYKENPEVINAIGAHHDEIEMTSMISPIVQVCDAVSGSRPGARREMMESYIKRLKELEELAGNFPGVTKCYAIQAGRELRIMVDADHVSDERAATLSYEISQKIEKEMQYPGQIKVTVIREMRAVAYAK, encoded by the coding sequence ATGACCACCACAAGCTGGTTAATGCTCTTTCTTGACAATATTGTCATGCTGGGCATTGGCATATTTGTCGGCAGAAAACTGCTGGCCCGAACGTTTGGCAAACGGCAGCAGGAAGCCGAAGAACAAGCCGCCATCATCCTGAAAAATGCAGAGGCTCAGGCCGAAACGATTAAAAAAGACAGAATGCTTGAGGCTAAAGAGAAGTATCTGAAGCTGAAAGCCGAATTTGAAGAAAGTACAAACCAAAAACGCAACCTGCTGCAACAGAATGAAAATAAACTGAAGCAGCGCGAACAACAACTTAACCAGCAGGCCGAGCAGCAACGCACCCGCGATCAGGAACTGAATCAGCTCCGCAACGAGATCAATCAGCAGAAAAATAGCCTGCAACAACAAATCGACGCCCTCAACAAACGGCGCGAAGACGTTGACCGGCGGCAACAGGAAGCCGACCGGATGCTGGCCGATCAGGTGGCGCAACTCGAAAAAATTGCGGGTCTGTCTGCCGATCAGGCCCGTGAACAACTCATCGACAACCTCAAGGCTGAAGCCGAAACACGGGCATCGTCCTATATCAAGAGTATCGTTGAAGAAGCCAAACTGACTGCCACCAAAGAAGCTAAAAAGGTAGTAATCGAGACCATTCAGCGTACCGCCACCGAACACGCCATCGAAAACTGCGTGTCGGTCTTCAACATTGAATCTGACGATGTAAAAGGTAAAGTAATTGGCCGCGAAGGGCGCAACATCCGCGCGCTCGAAGCCGCAACGGGCGTCGAAATTATTGTAGACGACACGCCCGAAGCCATTATTATTTCGGGATTCGACCCCGTTCGGCGCGAGATTGCCCGGCTCAGTTTGCATCGGCTTGTGCAGGATGGCCGCATTCACCCCGCCCGCATCGAAGAAATCGTGACGAAAACCCGCAAGAACATCGAAGATGAGATTGTGGAGATTGGCGAGCGCACGGTAATCGATCTGGGCATTCACGGGCTGCACCCCGAACTGATTAAGATGGTAGGACGGATGCGCTTCCGGTCGAGTTACGGGCAGAACCTGCTGCAACACAGCCGCGAAGTGGCAAAACTCTGCGCCACGATGGCCGCCGAGCTGGGCCTGAACGCTAAACTTGCCAAACGCGCCGGGTTGCTTCACGACATTGGCAAAGTGTGGCCCGAAGAAGCCGAATTGCCCCACGCCATTCTGGGCATGGAACTGGCGAAGAAATACAAGGAAAACCCCGAGGTTATCAACGCTATAGGTGCGCACCACGACGAAATCGAAATGACAAGCATGATTTCGCCTATCGTGCAGGTTTGCGACGCCGTATCAGGGTCGCGGCCCGGTGCCCGGCGCGAGATGATGGAGTCGTATATCAAACGGCTGAAAGAACTGGAAGAACTGGCGGGCAACTTCCCCGGCGTTACCAAGTGCTACGCCATTCAGGCCGGTCGCGAACTGCGGATTATGGTCGATGCAGACCATGTTTCCGACGAGCGGGCCGCTACGCTCAGCTACGAGATTTCGCAGAAGATCGAGAAAGAAATGCAGTACCCCGGTCAGATTAAAGTAACCGTCATTCGCGAAATGCGGGCCGTTGCCTACGCGAAATAG
- a CDS encoding VOC family protein — protein sequence MKKLLVILLFATSTAFAQSEIGISGFNHLALQVKDIPVSAAFYRNVMGLKPVPVPDNLKAIRAWFDLGNGQMIHLLNGRTEPIVHDKNGSHIALFVQNIGNSEAFLKANNIPYHRQVRFDGVVQIYFSDPDGYLFELNENSKQASKQ from the coding sequence ATGAAAAAATTGCTTGTTATTCTGCTATTCGCAACGAGTACGGCCTTTGCCCAGAGTGAAATAGGCATCAGTGGTTTCAATCACCTGGCATTACAGGTGAAAGATATTCCGGTCAGCGCAGCTTTTTATCGCAACGTAATGGGTCTGAAGCCAGTGCCAGTACCCGATAATCTGAAGGCCATCCGGGCGTGGTTCGATTTGGGCAACGGCCAGATGATTCACCTGCTCAACGGGCGCACCGAACCGATTGTACACGACAAAAACGGCAGCCACATCGCCCTGTTTGTACAGAATATTGGCAACTCGGAAGCTTTTCTGAAGGCAAACAACATTCCGTATCATCGGCAGGTGCGCTTCGATGGCGTTGTTCAGATTTACTTCTCTGACCCCGATGGTTATCTGTTTGAACTAAACGAAAATTCAAAACAAGCCAGCAAACAGTAA
- a CDS encoding M1 family aminopeptidase — protein MKKLYLLLCLLPFFANSQALEETATDACRSAKVRAFGRLASNPRARVAYPGDAAIDITYYGLDLRLTHTPNYLRGAATIRFKNTSASLSSFYFDCNPQLTVDSVVNAGRRLAFVRGTDRVTITPTQPLSSGQTLAVTIYYQGNPASQSGFGSFAFSTHGPTNTPVIWSLSEPYGASDWFPCKDTPADKADSSAVSITADKQFVSVSNGVLLGTADNPDGTRTYRWRNSYPIAQYLISIAMTNYERYDTPFTYDGQTMPVVHYIYPETLPNIRPNLDRTTDMLRVFSNLFGPYPFLREKYGHAQFGWGGGMEHQTISSMGGWTTGLIAHELAHQWFGNKITCRDWQSIWLNEGFASYAEALYPEAVSGPAAYSATMNSFLNSARNARGTLYVQDITSVNSIFNSNRTYAKGTTVLHMLRWVLGDNLFFQTLRAYAASPTVAYGTAVTEDFQAIAQQVSSRNLDYFFKQWIFGEGYPTYRATVSPGASASTVSVRLEQRNTIATNPASFTMPVQLRIQSAAGDTTVTVLNDLADQTFVVPTRGPVTGVVVDPNNRILKATDPTVLPGVVTAIPEPLSASLNAYPNPAAETLTVEFTTSSAGPITLSLSNVLGQRVLTKDERLPAGRHTRTLTLRGLSAGQYTLRVDTEAGPQSRVVLVR, from the coding sequence ATGAAAAAACTGTACCTGCTTCTTTGTCTCCTGCCTTTCTTCGCTAACAGTCAGGCATTGGAAGAAACCGCCACCGACGCCTGCCGGTCGGCTAAGGTGCGGGCGTTTGGGCGGCTTGCCAGCAACCCACGGGCACGGGTAGCCTACCCCGGCGATGCCGCCATCGACATAACGTATTACGGTCTCGACCTGCGCCTGACCCACACGCCCAACTACCTGCGCGGAGCCGCCACCATTCGATTCAAAAACACGTCGGCCAGTCTGAGCAGCTTTTATTTCGATTGTAATCCACAACTTACTGTCGATTCGGTGGTGAATGCGGGGCGTCGGCTGGCGTTTGTGCGCGGCACCGACCGTGTTACCATCACGCCCACGCAACCGCTCAGCAGCGGACAGACGTTGGCGGTAACGATCTATTATCAGGGCAACCCGGCCAGCCAAAGCGGGTTCGGCAGTTTTGCATTCAGTACACACGGTCCCACCAATACGCCCGTAATCTGGAGCCTGAGCGAACCCTACGGAGCCAGCGACTGGTTTCCGTGCAAAGACACCCCCGCCGACAAAGCCGATTCGTCGGCGGTCAGCATTACGGCAGACAAACAGTTTGTTTCGGTATCCAACGGCGTACTGCTTGGCACCGCCGACAACCCCGACGGCACCCGGACCTATCGCTGGCGCAACAGCTACCCCATTGCTCAGTACCTGATCTCGATTGCCATGACCAATTACGAACGGTACGACACGCCGTTTACGTATGACGGTCAGACGATGCCCGTCGTACATTACATTTACCCCGAAACGCTGCCCAACATCCGTCCCAACCTCGACCGCACCACCGACATGCTGCGGGTGTTTTCTAACCTGTTTGGGCCGTATCCATTTCTGCGCGAAAAATACGGTCATGCCCAGTTTGGCTGGGGCGGTGGCATGGAACACCAGACTATTTCCTCAATGGGTGGCTGGACAACCGGCCTCATTGCGCACGAACTGGCACACCAGTGGTTTGGCAATAAAATTACCTGTCGTGACTGGCAGAGCATTTGGCTCAATGAAGGCTTTGCGTCGTATGCCGAGGCCCTGTACCCCGAAGCCGTGAGCGGCCCAGCGGCTTACTCGGCCACTATGAACAGCTTTCTGAATAGTGCCCGCAATGCCCGTGGCACGCTGTATGTGCAGGATATTACCAGCGTAAACAGTATTTTCAACAGTAATCGCACCTATGCCAAAGGAACTACCGTGCTGCATATGCTGCGGTGGGTATTGGGCGACAATCTGTTTTTTCAAACCCTGCGGGCTTACGCAGCCTCGCCGACGGTAGCTTACGGAACCGCCGTTACGGAAGACTTCCAGGCAATTGCGCAACAGGTTTCGAGTCGAAATCTGGACTATTTTTTTAAACAGTGGATTTTTGGTGAAGGCTATCCCACCTACCGCGCTACGGTTTCGCCCGGTGCATCGGCCAGTACGGTTAGCGTGCGGCTCGAACAGCGCAATACCATAGCCACCAACCCGGCTTCGTTTACTATGCCCGTTCAACTCCGCATTCAGTCGGCAGCGGGCGACACGACCGTAACTGTCCTCAACGACCTCGCCGACCAAACCTTTGTTGTGCCCACGCGCGGCCCAGTAACAGGTGTTGTTGTTGACCCAAACAACCGAATTTTAAAGGCAACGGACCCAACCGTTTTGCCCGGCGTTGTAACGGCCATACCCGAACCCCTTTCGGCCAGCCTGAATGCCTACCCAAATCCAGCCGCCGAAACGCTGACCGTTGAGTTTACAACCAGTTCAGCCGGACCCATTACGCTGTCGCTCAGCAATGTACTGGGTCAGCGGGTTCTGACAAAAGATGAACGTTTACCGGCAGGCAGGCACACGCGCACGCTCACTTTACGCGGACTGTCGGCGGGGCAGTATACGCTGCGGGTCGATACTGAAGCCGGGCCGCAAAGCCGGGTAGTTCTGGTACGCTAA
- a CDS encoding sensor histidine kinase, translating to MNLPDIRLGSEQSRPISSPPPNETQSPTAWQQVLAHAVDGLVGLIAVRENNDPAGNIIDFRYDFINEVALRDTFRRNPANRHDIRSRLLTEFFPSIRESPIWQTYVNVVETKQASRVEQHYNLDERDIWVIQSAAPYGTDGLLLSYAETSDLHHAARRLARQTNLLNGVLNTSPNAIVVFETVRNERNQAVDFRVALANPMFETLTGRDSAYFLNLSINEIYPIGPNRLQRLRDLLETGHLIHFDEFMPAISRWLDITLTRLNDGFVATIQDVTTEKQVRQQLEATVHELHRSNQNLEQFAYVASHDLQEPLRKIVSFGDVLNDQFADSMSESAADLIRRMQRSAGRMRSLVQDLLTYARLSGHADSFGLIDLNSLVVSVIDDLEFTIHDRRAIIEVETLPAVWGDAALLRQLIQNLLSNALKFHPPKRDASTVVPRVVVRGCVAAEDALPAELANTDASQAGRRYAMIEVEDNGIGFDEKYLDRIFTIFQQLHGRMDYGGTGMGLAICKKVIDIHKGHISATSKMGSGATFVLYLPMQ from the coding sequence ATGAATTTACCTGATATACGTTTGGGGTCCGAACAGTCGCGTCCCATTAGTTCTCCTCCCCCCAACGAAACTCAGTCTCCAACTGCATGGCAGCAGGTACTGGCGCACGCCGTCGACGGATTAGTAGGCTTGATTGCCGTTCGCGAAAACAATGACCCAGCCGGAAATATCATTGACTTTCGCTATGATTTCATCAATGAAGTAGCCCTGCGCGATACGTTTCGGCGCAACCCTGCCAACCGACACGACATTCGGAGCAGGCTGCTGACTGAATTTTTTCCGTCGATTCGTGAATCGCCGATCTGGCAAACGTATGTCAACGTTGTTGAAACAAAACAGGCCAGCCGGGTCGAGCAGCATTACAACCTCGACGAACGCGATATATGGGTTATTCAGTCAGCCGCGCCCTATGGCACTGACGGGCTGCTGCTGTCGTATGCCGAAACCAGCGATCTGCACCATGCCGCCCGCCGACTGGCCCGGCAAACCAATCTGCTCAATGGTGTATTGAATACTTCGCCCAATGCCATTGTGGTATTTGAAACGGTTCGGAACGAGCGTAACCAGGCCGTTGATTTTCGCGTTGCGCTGGCAAACCCGATGTTTGAAACGCTGACCGGGCGCGACAGTGCTTATTTTCTCAACTTATCGATCAACGAAATTTATCCCATTGGCCCAAACCGGCTGCAACGACTTCGTGACCTGCTCGAAACCGGCCACTTAATTCATTTCGATGAGTTTATGCCCGCCATCAGCCGCTGGCTCGATATTACGCTAACGCGCCTGAACGACGGATTTGTGGCTACTATTCAGGATGTTACTACCGAAAAGCAAGTGCGGCAACAACTCGAAGCTACGGTTCATGAGCTGCACCGCTCGAATCAGAATCTGGAGCAGTTTGCCTACGTTGCCAGTCATGATTTGCAGGAACCGCTACGCAAAATTGTCTCGTTTGGCGATGTGCTGAACGATCAGTTTGCCGACAGCATGAGCGAATCGGCTGCTGATTTGATTCGGCGTATGCAGCGGTCAGCGGGCCGGATGCGCTCGTTAGTACAGGACCTGCTGACCTACGCCCGGCTGTCGGGCCACGCCGACTCGTTTGGCCTGATTGACTTAAATTCGCTGGTAGTCTCGGTTATCGATGATCTTGAATTCACCATTCACGACCGACGGGCTATCATTGAGGTCGAAACGCTGCCCGCCGTCTGGGGCGACGCGGCCCTGCTGCGCCAGTTGATTCAGAATTTGCTTAGTAACGCGCTCAAGTTTCATCCGCCCAAACGCGATGCCTCAACGGTGGTGCCACGCGTAGTTGTGCGAGGGTGTGTTGCTGCCGAAGATGCGCTGCCTGCCGAATTAGCCAATACCGACGCTTCGCAGGCTGGCCGACGATATGCCATGATCGAGGTAGAAGATAATGGTATTGGCTTCGATGAGAAATATTTAGATCGAATTTTTACGATTTTCCAGCAATTACACGGGCGTATGGACTACGGCGGAACCGGCATGGGGCTGGCAATCTGTAAAAAAGTTATCGACATCCACAAGGGCCATATTTCGGCCACCAGCAAAATGGGTTCCGGGGCTACGTTTGTTCTCTATCTGCCTATGCAATAA
- a CDS encoding DUF4230 domain-containing protein, with protein MDFLTITLLLLVGAGGGVAVANALRKRTGTTDVQRDSVLLLERIEKVFKVVMAEGFFSEIYNYQDQKKILYVLNDPKKAMVIAKSKVLVGFDFAKVRFRTPSEGEKRLVIEYFPEPEVLSIDTDYKFYDIQSGYLNHFNSEDYTKILDEAKQSMNERALQSDLPKIANNQIQYMMYQLASSMGWHLQLPEAHQKQLEALKEKAENDRRLTSGDDT; from the coding sequence ATGGATTTTCTGACAATTACGTTGCTTTTGCTTGTTGGTGCGGGCGGGGGTGTGGCCGTAGCCAATGCCCTTCGTAAGCGTACCGGCACAACCGATGTACAGCGCGATTCGGTGTTGCTGCTCGAGCGTATCGAAAAAGTGTTTAAAGTCGTAATGGCTGAGGGGTTTTTCTCGGAAATTTATAACTACCAGGATCAGAAGAAGATTCTATACGTGCTGAACGACCCAAAGAAAGCAATGGTCATTGCCAAATCGAAAGTACTGGTTGGCTTCGACTTTGCGAAGGTGCGTTTTCGTACACCCTCAGAAGGTGAGAAACGGCTTGTGATCGAATACTTTCCGGAGCCGGAAGTGCTTTCCATCGATACCGATTACAAGTTCTACGACATTCAATCAGGCTACCTGAACCACTTCAACAGCGAAGATTACACCAAAATTTTAGACGAGGCCAAGCAGTCTATGAACGAGCGGGCGTTACAAAGCGATTTGCCCAAAATTGCCAACAATCAGATTCAGTACATGATGTATCAGTTGGCGTCGTCGATGGGGTGGCATCTGCAACTCCCCGAAGCGCACCAAAAGCAGTTGGAAGCCCTAAAAGAAAAAGCCGAAAATGACAGACGCCTGACGTCGGGGGATGATACTTAG
- a CDS encoding glycosyltransferase family 1 protein, which translates to MKLTDSTPSTPETTQLVYHTAGKPKTPLASSAGNARDLICFSHLRWNFVYQRPQHLLSRAAQQYRVWFLEEPIWADQLYLNEQHQSDSLTVLVPHLPHGTTPDQAVVLQRQLLDEFIQQKRIVDFVAWYYTPMSLLFSDHLQPQLTVYDCMDELSAFWGAPPHLLEQERKLLDRADMVFTGGYSLYEAKQKRHRQVFAFPSSIDFAHFSAARRPQPDPADQRALANPRIGFSGVIDERFDYQLLTELAQRRPDWQFVLIGPTVKIDPALLPQRPNVHYLGMKNYKELPVYFANWDVAMLPFARNESTRFISPTKTPEYLAAGLPVVSTSIRDVVRTYGTSDFVQIADTAQAFEAAIDRALRGNHPEHWADIDTFLSENSWDHTWASMNRIMTTQLSMAIEQ; encoded by the coding sequence ATGAAACTTACTGACTCAACGCCCTCAACACCCGAAACAACTCAACTTGTCTATCATACAGCCGGTAAACCCAAAACTCCCCTTGCGTCTTCCGCTGGCAATGCCCGCGACCTGATTTGTTTCTCACACCTGCGCTGGAACTTCGTGTATCAGCGACCACAGCACTTGCTCAGCCGGGCAGCTCAACAGTACCGGGTCTGGTTTCTGGAAGAACCTATCTGGGCCGACCAGCTTTATTTGAATGAACAACACCAATCAGATTCACTGACCGTGTTGGTGCCACACCTGCCCCACGGCACTACGCCCGATCAGGCTGTGGTGTTACAGCGTCAGCTATTGGACGAATTTATCCAGCAAAAACGTATCGTAGACTTCGTTGCCTGGTATTATACGCCGATGTCTTTGTTGTTCAGCGATCACCTGCAACCACAATTGACGGTCTATGACTGCATGGACGAGTTGTCGGCGTTTTGGGGAGCACCTCCGCATTTACTCGAACAGGAGCGCAAACTGCTCGACCGCGCCGATATGGTCTTTACGGGCGGCTACAGCCTGTACGAAGCCAAACAAAAGCGGCATCGGCAGGTGTTTGCATTTCCGAGCAGTATCGACTTTGCTCACTTTTCTGCTGCCCGCCGTCCGCAGCCCGACCCGGCAGATCAGCGTGCGCTGGCAAACCCACGTATTGGCTTTAGTGGCGTTATCGACGAACGGTTTGATTACCAATTGCTGACCGAACTTGCACAACGTCGGCCCGACTGGCAGTTTGTTTTGATTGGCCCGACGGTTAAAATTGACCCTGCGCTGTTGCCGCAAAGACCCAACGTGCATTATCTGGGTATGAAAAACTACAAGGAACTGCCTGTCTATTTTGCCAATTGGGACGTAGCCATGCTGCCCTTCGCCCGCAACGAATCGACCCGATTTATCAGTCCGACCAAAACGCCCGAATACCTGGCGGCTGGCCTGCCGGTTGTGTCAACGTCGATTCGCGACGTGGTGCGTACATACGGTACCAGCGACTTCGTGCAAATTGCCGACACAGCGCAGGCGTTTGAAGCTGCCATCGACCGTGCTCTGCGTGGTAATCACCCCGAACACTGGGCCGACATCGATACTTTTCTGTCTGAAAACTCGTGGGACCACACCTGGGCTTCGATGAATCGAATCATGACCACCCAACTGAGCATGGCAATCGAACAATAA
- a CDS encoding cell division protein ZapA: MEELPVRVKIADRTYRLFVEKDSETTVREAAKLIQEELKRYREMGISDTQEALAMVAFDCLVTKLRGEKQVQRLQQMVFDKITQLDKVVSPVISS, encoded by the coding sequence ATGGAAGAATTGCCAGTTCGCGTAAAAATCGCCGACCGAACCTACAGGCTCTTCGTAGAGAAGGACTCGGAGACCACTGTGCGCGAAGCCGCTAAACTGATTCAGGAGGAACTGAAACGATATCGGGAAATGGGCATCAGCGACACACAGGAAGCCCTGGCTATGGTTGCCTTCGACTGCTTAGTCACTAAGCTCAGAGGAGAAAAACAAGTGCAACGATTACAACAAATGGTATTTGACAAAATAACTCAATTAGACAAAGTCGTTTCTCCAGTTATTTCGAGTTAG
- a CDS encoding med21 domain-containing protein, whose translation MSRFPSASSTRYSNRTIVVSEHQIIALVEQLEHKIELLKDTHEEAKQRITALEEENAKLRNELKEQQTKARELRKKQDNSEKNAPKSEDFGKLVQNNLSSTDTNAELKRQLDEYIRELERCIAHLSSLS comes from the coding sequence ATGAGTCGTTTTCCGAGTGCCAGTTCAACCCGTTATTCAAACAGGACTATTGTGGTTAGTGAACACCAAATTATCGCGTTGGTTGAGCAACTCGAACACAAAATTGAGTTGCTTAAAGACACGCACGAGGAAGCCAAACAACGCATTACGGCTCTGGAAGAAGAAAACGCCAAACTCAGAAATGAGCTTAAAGAGCAACAGACAAAAGCCAGAGAGTTACGAAAAAAACAAGACAATTCTGAGAAAAATGCACCAAAGTCAGAAGATTTTGGTAAACTTGTACAAAACAATCTGTCTTCGACAGATACGAATGCCGAATTAAAAAGACAACTCGACGAGTATATCCGGGAATTGGAACGGTGTATTGCTCATTTGAGTAGTTTGTCATAA